Part of the Mauremys mutica isolate MM-2020 ecotype Southern chromosome 1, ASM2049712v1, whole genome shotgun sequence genome is shown below.
TGTGTGGCACTAGTTGGAATCACTGAGCCTGCTGTTGCAGCCCTGTTGCTGCACAAGTATGTGCATCAGCTGCTGTGTAAACTGCTTGTGCTGACATTGCAGTTTTTCTTGCAGATCTCTTTGCAATAAAGGGGCAGCAGTAGCAGTAGTGTTCTGGTGCTAGTGCTGTACTCATATAGACAAGTTAGGGAGCTGATAATGAATAAtataatccaatttttttttaatttcagtttaactACTGCTTCGGGATTATATTTTATGCCTTTTCTCAGTTAAAAATCATTAGCATAAAAGAGAAAAGTGAAAACTGAAAGATACACAAAAAATCTCATAACAGGCTGTGGCCCTGCATGTGAATCCACTCAGTCATTCTCACATGGAACCCCACTGACCTCAGAATGGGTCTCATTGTAAAATCAGAGGCACAGTCActacaaatttaaaacaaatttttaaattttgacCTAAAGGAAACCAAACATCCTTGTGTGCAATTTCTCTCCCTCCATTCCATCCTCCCATTCATTTCCTTTGTTGTCCCCCTTCTGCCAGTCTCCTGATCTGTTCCCTCTCCCTTCACTCATGGtggatttaaatcagcaagcagaaaacattttatttaaatgattaTAATTGTTTCCAGGGTGATCAGATGTTAAGGGGGAAATATCGGGACCACCGCAGGGAGGGCATGTGTATgggttttgtttaatttaaaaccaCTCACCCATCCGGgagttcggcagcaattcggcggagagcccttcagtcgcggacggtcttcggcggtattttggcggtgggtgcttctgtctttgacggcaaggtttattacccgctGCCAAAATACCGCCGGAGACCGTccgcgactgaagggctctctgctgaattgccgccaaagaccaggaaacaaaatatcaggacaaatagCATCCCGACCATGCTctggtcgggacgtgggacaaactcctcaaaattgggacagtcgatgtctggtcactctaattgTTTCccatttgtattttaaattatttttccaaaGAAAAGTTCATTGTCACtggttgatataaccattaaaacatattGATTTGATTATTCAAACTAACTGTAGCCTGGATGCTAGATGTGGTacttttttgctaaccaggaggataaaTTAcaactatatacatttatttaagcaattacatAGCTTAATTTAGATTCTTATTTCTGTTATTTTTTTCATTATATTAAAATGGTGCATCTtgtatttcttatttactagataacaAACTTTTTATTCGTGACTTGTGTCCAGCTGAATTTGGATGGAAAATGGAATTCAATTTAAAAAGCACAAACAGcattttgaagtatttttattggttgGGAAAAATCTGGTAGCTTCATTTAATCTCTAATTGTTGAAATTTACAGGAGAGGCTACACTCTGAAGAATGCTAGATGACTGAATAGTctgcaaaactgaaaataaaagtaattaaCCCAAAAGCACAACAGAAACTGAAAGACTGCCATTTGGAAAAAGGTAAACACCAATTTTTCCTCCATTATAAagaatgaaaatgaaataaatgactcttagtgccatatttataaagcttgacctcaaaagttaaATATTCTTCcccataacatttaaaaatagtcTTTAACTCATTAAACTTTATGAGGACTCATTAATTCAGCTCATCATTTTTTATGTCtttgaaatatttaataaagtaGAGTGAGTGTAGGCCTTCACGTAAGTTGCTATcaattcaaatttaattttaaatacatttgtttttaaaataaatacttaacataaaatagatttttaagtAAAAATCCAAATATTTAATTAAACATATCCGGCTTGTTGCTGCTGTTAAGGCTTTTTAAGACATCCAAATGTAGTATCAGGAGTCTGTGCTCTCTCCTAGTGCTTAATTTTTAGACCAGTAATAATTGATATAGACTATTTACAATAGCAGGAACTGAAACCCAGCAGGACCCTCCAAATCTTTGAGTTCCCTGGATGATGAAGGTGCACAGCACCTTGCAAGGTCACACATTAACTAACTTAAACAGTTGATTAGTGTAAAAACTGAGCATCTAGTTACAgtataaacaaaaacattttaatgtgAAGTACAAAATGAACAAATTGATCTTGTTCAGAATGTTATATCAGAATTGGACACATAAAAACTTCTTATAAAATAGGTTTAGTATACTGACAAATACTATCAGCAAGAGAAATGAAACTAGTTTTAGAAAACATACATTGCGGCTATTCAAAATATAGTGTTGCATTCTGTTTTGAGTTGCAAGTCTTTGTTTTTGTATCTTTCTGCACTTACCAAGAAGTGCTGAGTTGACATAAATTAAGGTAGGGAACCATCATAAATTTTTAGTAATGGAGGGTCTGTGCATATATATCCATTGGAAATACACTTCTGTCATTATAAAATATTCTGGAACATAAACCCTTTCCACAGCTTTTCTCTCTTTAATAACTAAACACCTCTGTGGTATAAGCTCCTCATTTGGGATTAGTCAGATCTGATTAATACAGGGTGAGAGTCCTCAATGAGTTGGAATCTTCTTTTCTAATCCAAAGGTTAACCAGAAATGTTAATAGAACAGATCAGACCCTGCACCATGCAGATAGATACTTTGGAGCTAAGACGATTTATAGTGCTCTGTAAAATTTATTATactggtttgaacaaaacaagcTTTATTTTATAGGAAGTGTCTTTTAATTGACTGCAAACAGTTCTTACTGGATGCCTATAAGGATCAGGAAGTTATGCCTACACTTAGTCATGTTAACACTGTGTTCCAATTTGCAGTCATGGAACAAGAACAGGATCCTGCTATTCTAGAAGATGCAAACATTAAAGCTATTAAAGAAGAGTTCAAGAAAGCCTTTATCTTTGTCAATAAAGGACTGAGTACAGATGAATTGGGTCAAAAGGAAGAAGCAAGGAACTACTATAAGCAAGGACTTGACCACTTGCTTAGAGGAGTTAGCATTCCATCACAAGGTCCTGAATGTACAGGATCCCAGTGGGACTCTGCCAGACAAATGCAGCAAAAGATGCAAGAGACTTTACAAAATGTTAGAACTCGGCTGAATATTCTAGAACAAAATACCCCTGCTAGGCAAACTAATGCCATCTCAATGAATGTGCCTCTAGAGGTGCCCAAGTTATACCCAGTGATTCCCACTAATGAAAAGCCAGGAAGGCCCCCTGCACCTTATTCTCTGATTCTACCATCTGGGCCTCCTGCAGCAAATGAAAATGTTGCAACTACAAGCAAAGAGCAACTTCCAGCTATGAGTCCTTCATCTCCAACAGCTCACTCTCTACCACATGAAGCTCCTCCTGTGTATACCCCTCAAGCTACTGATGGACACTATACCGTATCTTACGGTACAGACTCTGGGGAGTTTTCATCAGTTGGAGAGGACTACTACACAAAATGTACTCAGCCACCTCCCCTTGAAAGTCTAGGAGTAGATGCAGATGAACTGATCCTGATTCCCCAAGGAGTACAGATATTCTTTGTGAGTCCTGATGGGCAGGTTAGTGCTCCTTCGTATCCTGGATACCTGCGCATTGTGAAGTTCTTGGACACTGATGGTGCAATGGCCCAGAATCGTCCCCCTGCATTTCTTCAGGTAACAGTTGGTGTGGTGTCTAACTTTAGAATACATTGTGTCTGTTACCATTTTTTGCATACGTGCTAGAACTTTGTAATCTGAGCCATTTGGGCTCCTGCACTTCTGAGCCAAAACCTGCTTCTCTTGTGTTACTTTGAAAGAACCTGTAGCTAGTGAAGGAGTAGTTCTCTGTACATTTATTGTATGCATAGATGCCACTAAAACATGCTGTTGTGTCTGTGAAGAAATAGCTCTTTTGTCTGAGAGTTCCAGAACACCAGGTGTTTCAATGGATTGCTTTTTTGGAGTGGGTTGGCTTTTAACACTTTTTTGATTTTATAGAACTCGTTTTCTCTTTCCTCAGATAAATTTGACCTATTGAATGATATATTGCCATTAACTGAATCTGTGTATAAAGGGTCAGTTTAAAATGGACTTAAATACTTAACTTTCTAGCTGACCATGCCAGTATGGTTTACTTGGATAACCACAGTTCTGAATCTGTGGTGTATGTCCAACCTACTTATGTAAACTAGGGATGGAACAGACTTTTTAGGTTATCTAGTCCATCTTCTTGCCAGTGCAGCATTGTTTCCTTGTGTACATTTAGTACTGTTTTTCCAGCCTGGTTTCCAACTTCAGTCTCTTCTTTTTGAGAGCTTGTTTGTTTGGATCTTCTTATCCTTGCCTACAAGGGGGACGTATTCCCACCACTGGTTCAGCTCCACAAGTGTTAGCAGCACTAGAAGCTCTAGATAGCTCATTGGCAGCCATGCCCATTCTTTACACTGTGCCATGTAAACCTGCTCTGAGTGGAGCAGAATGGCATATGGACTGTAAATCTAGCACCTGTTTGGCATTAGGCTCCCTCTACTGCTGAAGCTGGGTTTCCTGGGTCTCAGTAAAAGGCTGATATGCTGTATGATAGCCCTGTGAAAGTGAATTTTATTTGTTCCTTATTTAACTTTGGTGGCAGTCTATTGGGACTGATGTATCCCAACAATACACTTTTCAGGATCatttgaggctttttttttttaataaaatgacatGGCAACCTTCGAATCTGTGATGCTAATCTGTACAGATACTTTACCCTTCAACTGACCTTACTTTTGGCATATTGAAAGAGCATGATTCTTTAATTTATACAAATAAATGTATTTGTCATTTTCAGGTTTGTGATTGGCTGTATCCTCTTATGTGCAACCAGTCTCCTGTTCTGTGCTGTAATACTGGAGTCTACATGTTCCCAGATTTGATGTCGCAGGTGCCAGGATCCCACGTGGGAGTAGTGCTATCTTCAGAACTCCCAGCAGCTGACAGAGAGCTTTTTGAAGATCTGTTAAAACAGATGTCTGACCTCAGAGTCCAGGTAAATTCTAGGGCAATAGTTTTAAACCAAGGATAAAAGATGCAACAAATTGTAACTGCATAACAGGCATAACTTTGGGGTCTTACAtaagagtgatctggatcacttggtaagctgggcaga
Proteins encoded:
- the SPART gene encoding spartin isoform X4, whose product is MEQEQDPAILEDANIKAIKEEFKKAFIFVNKGLSTDELGQKEEARNYYKQGLDHLLRGVSIPSQGPECTGSQWDSARQMQQKMQETLQNVRTRLNILEQNTPARQTNAISMNVPLEVPKLYPVIPTNEKPGRPPAPYSLILPSGPPAANENVATTSKEQLPAMSPSSPTAHSLPHEAPPVYTPQATDGHYTVSYGTDSGEFSSVGEDYYTKCTQPPPLESLGVDADELILIPQGVQIFFVSPDGQVSAPSYPGYLRIVKFLDTDGAMAQNRPPAFLQVCDWLYPLMCNQSPVLCCNTGVYMFPDLMSQVPGSHVGVVLSSELPAADRELFEDLLKQMSDLRVQVPRSHEGVGLSSELAAADREHYEDMLKQMSDLRVQPLEASNDVINLAQTVRIQPEPEGGERERELPEWSEKVAHGILSGASWLSWGLVKGAEYTGKAIHKGASKLREHIQPEEKPLEVNPTVAKGLHVAKQATGGAVKVSRFLGFSTVWQGLESAAKCIANSVSTETVHTVQHKYGDDAGHATDNAMNSAINVGVTAFNIDNIGIKAIVKKTAKETGYAVLDEYKVLEKEKKDGR
- the SPART gene encoding spartin isoform X5, with the protein product MEQEQDPAILEDANIKAIKEEFKKAFIFVNKGLSTDELGQKEEARNYYKQGLDHLLRGVSIPSQGPECTGSQWDSARQMQQKMQETLQNVRTRLNILEQNTPARQTNAISMNVPLEVPKLYPVIPTNEKPGRPPAPYSLILPSGPPAANENVATTSKEQLPAMSPSSPTAHSLPHEAPPVYTPQATDGHYTVSYGTDSGEFSSVGEDYYTKCTQPPPLESLGVDADELILIPQGVQIFFVSPDGQVSAPSYPGYLRIVKFLDTDGAMAQNRPPAFLQVCDWLYPLMCNQSPVLCCNTGVYMFPDLMSQVPGSHVGVVLSSELPAADRELFEDLLKQMSDLRVQVPRSHEGVGLSSELAAADREHYEDMLKQMSDLRVQPLEASNDVINLAQTVRIQPEPEGGERERELPEWSEKVAHGILSGASWLSWGLVKGAEYTGKAIHKGASKLREHIQPEEKPLEVNPTVAKGLHVAKQATGGAVKVSRFLGFSTVWQGLESAAKCIANSVSTETVHTVQHKYKNRKHGDQLSTATKSDKQ
- the SPART gene encoding spartin isoform X2, producing the protein MEQEQDPAILEDANIKAIKEEFKKAFIFVNKGLSTDELGQKEEARNYYKQGLDHLLRGVSIPSQGPECTGSQWDSARQMQQKMQETLQNVRTRLNILEQNTPARQTNAISMNVPLEVPKLYPVIPTNEKPGRPPAPYSLILPSGPPAANENVATTSKEQLPAMSPSSPTAHSLPHEAPPVYTPQATDGHYTVSYGTDSGEFSSVGEDYYTKCTQPPPLESLGVDADELILIPQGVQIFFVSPDGQVSAPSYPGYLRIVKFLDTDGAMAQNRPPAFLQVCDWLYPLMCNQSPVLCCNTGVYMFPDLMSQVPGSHVGVVLSSELPAADRELFEDLLKQMSDLRVQPLEASNDVINLAQTVRIQPEPEGGERERELPEWSEKVAHGILSGASWLSWGLVKGAEYTGKAIHKGASKLREHIQPEEKPLEVNPTVAKGLHVAKQATGGAVKVSRFLVEGVCSIASSIGKELAPHVKKHGSKLVPESLKKDKDGKSTFDGAMVVAASGIQGFSTVWQGLESAAKCIANSVSTETVHTVQHKYGDDAGHATDNAMNSAINVGVTAFNIDNIGIKAIVKKTAKETGYAVLDEYKVLEKEKKDGR
- the SPART gene encoding spartin isoform X1 translates to MEQEQDPAILEDANIKAIKEEFKKAFIFVNKGLSTDELGQKEEARNYYKQGLDHLLRGVSIPSQGPECTGSQWDSARQMQQKMQETLQNVRTRLNILEQNTPARQTNAISMNVPLEVPKLYPVIPTNEKPGRPPAPYSLILPSGPPAANENVATTSKEQLPAMSPSSPTAHSLPHEAPPVYTPQATDGHYTVSYGTDSGEFSSVGEDYYTKCTQPPPLESLGVDADELILIPQGVQIFFVSPDGQVSAPSYPGYLRIVKFLDTDGAMAQNRPPAFLQVCDWLYPLMCNQSPVLCCNTGVYMFPDLMSQVPGSHVGVVLSSELPAADRELFEDLLKQMSDLRVQVPRSHEGVGLSSELAAADREHYEDMLKQMSDLRVQPLEASNDVINLAQTVRIQPEPEGGERERELPEWSEKVAHGILSGASWLSWGLVKGAEYTGKAIHKGASKLREHIQPEEKPLEVNPTVAKGLHVAKQATGGAVKVSRFLVEGVCSIASSIGKELAPHVKKHGSKLVPESLKKDKDGKSTFDGAMVVAASGIQGFSTVWQGLESAAKCIANSVSTETVHTVQHKYGDDAGHATDNAMNSAINVGVTAFNIDNIGIKAIVKKTAKETGYAVLDEYKVLEKEKKDGR
- the SPART gene encoding spartin isoform X3, coding for MEQEQDPAILEDANIKAIKEEFKKAFIFVNKGLSTDELGQKEEARNYYKQGLDHLLRGVSIPSQGPECTGSQWDSARQMQQKMQETLQNVRTRLNILEQNTPARQTNAISMNVPLEVPKLYPVIPTNEKPGRPPAPYSLILPSGPPAANENVATTSKEQLPAMSPSSPTAHSLPHEAPPVYTPQATDGHYTVSYGTDSGEFSSVGEDYYTKCTQPPPLESLGVDADELILIPQGVQIFFVSPDGQVSAPSYPGYLRIVKFLDTDGAMAQNRPPAFLQVCDWLYPLMCNQSPVLCCNTGVYMFPDLMSQVPGSHVGVVLSSELPAADRELFEDLLKQMSDLRVQVPRSHEGVGLSSELAAADREHYEDMLKQMSDLRVQPLEASNDVINLAQTVRIQPEPEGGERERELPEWSEKVAHGILSGASWLSWGLVKGAEYTGKAIHKGASKLREHIQPEEKPLEVNPTVAKGLHVAKQATGGAVKVSRFLVEGVCSIASSIGKELAPHVKKHGSKLVPESLKKDKDGKSTFDGAMVVAASGIQGFSTVWQGLESAAKCIANSVSTETVHTVQHKYKNRKHGDQLSTATKSDKQ